The following proteins are encoded in a genomic region of Lactiplantibacillus plantarum:
- the greA gene encoding transcription elongation factor GreA, translated as MAEDKTYPMTEEGKVKLEKELEDLRINQRPEIINRIKIARSYGDLSENSEYESAKNEQSLLENRIKTVEHMLQYAEIIDSDKIDETEVSVGKIVTFKELPDEEPESYTIVGAAEADPMVGKISNDSPIAKGLIGHHVDEEVAINIPAGTMTVKILKVENA; from the coding sequence TTGGCTGAAGATAAGACATATCCAATGACAGAAGAAGGCAAGGTCAAGCTGGAAAAAGAGCTTGAAGACCTTCGAATTAATCAACGTCCAGAAATTATTAATCGTATTAAGATCGCACGTAGCTACGGTGATTTATCAGAAAACTCTGAGTATGAATCAGCAAAGAATGAACAAAGCTTGCTAGAAAACCGGATTAAGACGGTTGAACACATGCTTCAATATGCTGAAATCATCGATAGTGACAAGATTGACGAAACGGAAGTCTCCGTTGGTAAAATCGTGACGTTCAAAGAATTACCTGATGAAGAACCAGAAAGCTACACCATTGTTGGTGCTGCCGAAGCTGATCCAATGGTTGGCAAGATTTCTAATGATTCCCCGATCGCCAAGGGCTTGATTGGGCATCACGTTGATGAAGAAGTTGCCATCAACATTCCAGCCGGTACCATGACGGTTAAAATTTTGAAGGTTGAAAACGCGTAA